The Luteolibacter arcticus genome includes a window with the following:
- a CDS encoding DEAD/DEAH box helicase, with product MSTFQQLGIPADLIRGLEELGIITPTEVQQKAIPFLMENGGDLIAQAQTGTGKTAAFGLPLLTKVDPNSKVIQALVIAPTRELAKQIGKQLFRFTKHSAKIFTEVVSGGDKIDRQIAALQRPTHIVVATPGRLVELVKQKVLSLDAVRHVVLDEADEMLSMGFKKELEQILAWTRGRKSTWLFSATFPDAIQQLIHGCMSGSPQRVTIDRAHVVNRDIDHRFAVCPRDEKAEFIASYLERRDDERGLVFCRTKAGAITLGKVLAKHGLAVDVLQGDLTQPERDKVMRSFKKGRIRVLVATDVVARGIDVDDLAFVFHHQPPDQLEYYTHRSGRTARAGKKGVSITLIEPRERAKLERIGRELGVHFSEIR from the coding sequence GTGAGCACGTTCCAACAACTTGGCATCCCCGCCGACCTGATCCGGGGACTCGAAGAACTCGGCATCATCACGCCGACCGAAGTCCAGCAGAAGGCCATCCCCTTCCTCATGGAAAACGGCGGCGACCTGATCGCCCAGGCCCAGACCGGCACCGGCAAGACCGCGGCCTTTGGCCTGCCGCTGCTGACGAAGGTCGACCCGAATTCCAAGGTCATCCAGGCCCTCGTCATCGCCCCGACCCGCGAGTTGGCGAAGCAGATCGGCAAGCAGCTTTTCCGCTTCACCAAGCACTCGGCGAAGATCTTCACCGAAGTGGTCAGCGGCGGCGACAAGATCGACCGCCAGATCGCCGCGCTCCAGCGCCCGACCCACATCGTCGTCGCCACCCCCGGCCGGCTGGTCGAGCTGGTGAAGCAAAAGGTGCTCTCGCTGGATGCCGTGCGCCATGTGGTGCTCGATGAAGCGGACGAGATGCTCAGCATGGGCTTCAAGAAGGAACTGGAGCAAATCCTCGCCTGGACCCGCGGCCGCAAAAGCACCTGGCTGTTTTCCGCGACCTTTCCCGATGCGATCCAGCAGCTCATCCACGGCTGCATGTCCGGCTCACCGCAGCGGGTGACGATCGACCGCGCCCACGTGGTCAACCGCGACATCGACCACCGCTTCGCCGTCTGCCCGCGCGACGAAAAGGCGGAGTTCATCGCCAGCTACCTGGAGCGTCGCGACGACGAACGCGGCCTCGTCTTCTGCCGCACCAAGGCCGGCGCAATCACGCTTGGCAAGGTCTTGGCCAAGCACGGACTCGCGGTCGATGTGCTGCAGGGCGACCTCACCCAGCCGGAGCGCGACAAGGTCATGCGCTCCTTCAAGAAGGGCCGCATCCGCGTGCTCGTCGCCACCGACGTCGTCGCGCGGGGCATCGATGTGGACGACCTCGCCTTCGTCTTCCACCACCAGCCGCCGGACCAGCTCGAGTACTACACCCACCGCAGCGGCCGGACCGCGCGGGCCGGTAAGAAAGGCGTGTCCATCACCCTGATCGAGCCGCGCGAGCGGGCGAAGCTGGAGCGGATCGGCCGCGAGCTCGGGGTGCATTTCAGCGAAATCCGCTGA
- a CDS encoding phosphotransferase: protein MKSSTMPATDLPILAATETAIAHGIVPDRCEILQDGNTLVLRLTETLVARVVQDRDGPRQGTTWFARENAVAQHLAKNGAPVIPMHPDIPPGPHEHLGYPINFWRFVTRIDEEPEPEAVGSTLRHCHAILHAFPEPLPELAILTETVDLLGTLERRALFPEDTLELLRGHLTRSVTMLAALPHQPLHGDAHFGNLMNTSDGLLWTDWEDTFAGPVEWDLASIIWNARILDEDHDTADRILKAYQAAGGCFDPAALEQSLIARAAVMSAWYPILYPDPSAERREKLRFRLEWLERVLP, encoded by the coding sequence ATGAAGTCCTCCACCATGCCCGCCACCGACCTCCCCATCCTCGCCGCGACGGAAACGGCGATCGCCCACGGCATCGTGCCGGACCGCTGCGAGATCCTGCAGGATGGCAATACCCTGGTGCTTCGCCTGACAGAAACGCTGGTCGCCCGCGTGGTCCAGGATCGCGATGGCCCGCGGCAGGGGACGACGTGGTTCGCGCGGGAGAATGCGGTGGCGCAGCATCTCGCGAAGAATGGCGCACCGGTGATCCCGATGCATCCGGACATCCCACCGGGACCGCACGAGCATCTCGGCTACCCGATCAATTTCTGGCGCTTCGTCACCCGCATTGATGAAGAGCCGGAGCCGGAAGCGGTGGGAAGCACGCTACGCCATTGTCACGCGATCCTACATGCCTTCCCGGAGCCGCTGCCGGAACTGGCCATCCTAACAGAAACGGTGGATCTGCTAGGAACCTTGGAACGCCGCGCTCTTTTTCCGGAGGACACCTTGGAACTGTTGCGCGGCCACCTGACGAGGTCGGTGACGATGCTCGCTGCCCTTCCCCATCAGCCGCTGCATGGCGACGCGCATTTCGGCAACCTGATGAACACGAGCGACGGCCTGCTGTGGACGGACTGGGAAGACACCTTCGCCGGTCCGGTCGAGTGGGATCTGGCGTCGATCATTTGGAATGCGCGCATCCTCGATGAAGATCACGACACTGCGGACCGCATTCTCAAAGCATACCAAGCGGCGGGTGGATGCTTCGATCCCGCGGCACTCGAGCAGAGCTTGATTGCGCGGGCGGCGGTGATGAGCGCGTGGTATCCCATTTTGTATCCCGATCCCTCGGCGGAGCGGCGGGAGAAGCTGCGGTTCCGGCTGGAGTGGCTGGAAAGGGTGTTGCCCTGA
- a CDS encoding PEP-CTERM sorting domain-containing protein (PEP-CTERM proteins occur, often in large numbers, in the proteomes of bacteria that also encode an exosortase, a predicted intramembrane cysteine proteinase. The presence of a PEP-CTERM domain at a protein's C-terminus predicts cleavage within the sorting domain, followed by covalent anchoring to some some component of the (usually Gram-negative) cell surface. Many PEP-CTERM proteins exhibit an unusual sequence composition that includes large numbers of potential glycosylation sites. Expression of one such protein has been shown restore the ability of a bacterium to form floc, a type of biofilm.): protein MISTANLFISGLLALLGSASSLSAAITVYFYGVNSPNDTSPNPSPLYIGPGSGGMYVATGGGVNLSIAGGFGDPFFYRSDATLIPDGRTGNVLYFSIELQGGAIPGDQNYSYLKFGEGYFEPFESIAQFHFEEDGTGWLVAIATTNTGTTASNIRGNSDGRRTTVAEGAAAIAEASIPEPSSTVFLAGGILVGFTRRRRGKASL, encoded by the coding sequence ATGATATCCACAGCCAATCTTTTCATAAGCGGTCTTCTTGCATTGCTAGGATCCGCCAGTAGCTTGTCGGCGGCGATCACCGTGTATTTTTACGGCGTCAACTCCCCAAACGATACAAGCCCCAATCCATCCCCGCTGTATATAGGACCAGGATCGGGAGGCATGTATGTTGCCACAGGTGGCGGGGTAAATCTATCAATAGCGGGTGGATTTGGAGATCCCTTCTTTTATAGGTCGGATGCCACTCTTATCCCCGACGGTCGCACGGGAAACGTCTTGTATTTTAGTATCGAACTCCAAGGAGGCGCGATCCCCGGCGATCAAAATTACTCGTATCTCAAGTTTGGCGAAGGGTATTTCGAGCCCTTTGAATCCATTGCCCAGTTCCATTTTGAAGAAGATGGAACCGGCTGGCTGGTTGCAATTGCAACGACAAATACTGGAACCACAGCATCCAATATTCGTGGGAACAGCGATGGTAGAAGGACTACGGTTGCGGAAGGAGCCGCAGCGATTGCAGAAGCAAGTATTCCGGAACCATCTTCGACTGTATTCTTGGCAGGAGGGATTTTGGTGGGATTCACTCGCCGGAGACGAGGCAAAGCAAGTCTCTAA
- a CDS encoding glycoside hydrolase family 2 TIM barrel-domain containing protein, which produces MISPVLRSSFAALLFALSAKGAVEPVTVSNGQLHVGGKPFQIHGITYADKPNPEDFKKMAELEVTALRTWGTGDTTKTLLDLAQKHKMKVLLGIWMRHGRPGAEGDDSFNWINDEKGKQAQMDSALAAVKKFKDHPAVLGWGVGNEVILNIATEPEKEAYAKYLETVCKAIKGIDPNHPVASVSAWTTDVPYWEKHCPSLDLYGINVYGYAVFAVPGELKKLGMKKPFFLGEFGATGEWELKPDANGVRPEPKDQQKYEIFAKGWPDVMKQSGDQFAGGFLFNFGNELSHPGIWLDFFIEDAYRPSYWGARKAFTGKDAVNQPPVIDTFLLRDSEKPRKPGEWIDVRLDVIDKEKNPVEVSFYYNQRTGDRARRDAAKPLKHESGKKPGFYRVQLPKETGPTKIYAFARDNFPNLSIAHASVKVE; this is translated from the coding sequence ATGATCTCTCCCGTCCTCCGTTCCTCGTTTGCCGCCCTCCTTTTCGCCCTGTCGGCGAAGGGAGCAGTCGAACCCGTCACCGTCTCGAATGGCCAGCTTCACGTGGGCGGCAAACCGTTCCAAATCCACGGCATCACCTATGCCGACAAGCCGAACCCGGAGGACTTCAAGAAGATGGCGGAACTGGAGGTGACCGCGCTTCGCACCTGGGGCACCGGCGACACCACTAAGACCCTGCTCGATCTGGCGCAGAAGCATAAGATGAAGGTGCTGCTGGGCATCTGGATGCGCCACGGCCGGCCCGGGGCGGAGGGGGATGACAGCTTCAACTGGATCAACGATGAAAAGGGCAAGCAGGCGCAGATGGACAGCGCGCTCGCGGCGGTGAAGAAGTTCAAGGATCACCCCGCGGTGCTGGGCTGGGGCGTGGGCAATGAGGTGATCCTGAACATCGCCACCGAGCCGGAAAAGGAAGCCTACGCGAAGTACTTGGAAACCGTCTGCAAGGCGATCAAGGGCATCGATCCGAATCACCCGGTGGCCTCCGTTTCCGCATGGACCACGGATGTGCCCTATTGGGAAAAGCACTGCCCCTCGCTCGATCTCTACGGGATCAATGTCTATGGCTATGCGGTCTTCGCCGTGCCGGGGGAGCTGAAGAAGCTCGGGATGAAGAAGCCGTTCTTCCTCGGCGAATTCGGCGCGACCGGCGAGTGGGAGTTGAAGCCTGATGCGAACGGCGTGAGGCCCGAGCCGAAGGACCAGCAGAAGTACGAGATCTTCGCCAAGGGCTGGCCGGACGTGATGAAGCAATCCGGCGACCAGTTCGCCGGCGGCTTCCTGTTCAACTTCGGCAACGAACTGAGCCACCCCGGCATCTGGCTCGATTTCTTCATCGAGGACGCCTACCGCCCGAGCTACTGGGGCGCCCGCAAGGCCTTCACGGGCAAGGATGCGGTCAATCAGCCGCCGGTCATCGATACCTTCCTCCTGCGCGATTCGGAAAAGCCGCGAAAACCCGGCGAGTGGATCGATGTGCGGCTCGACGTGATCGACAAGGAGAAGAATCCGGTCGAGGTCAGCTTCTACTACAACCAGCGTACTGGCGACCGTGCCCGCCGCGATGCCGCCAAGCCGCTCAAGCACGAGTCGGGCAAGAAGCCTGGCTTCTACCGCGTGCAGCTTCCCAAGGAAACCGGCCCGACCAAGATCTACGCCTTCGCCCGCGACAACTTCCCGAATCTCTCAATCGCCCACGCGTCGGTGAAGGTGGAGTAG
- a CDS encoding pyridoxamine 5'-phosphate oxidase family protein has product MNSIHQQQPEDTREDLGGLDAVAKIQEIVGKAPNCFFSTMAPNGTTDTRPMNVRQVDETGNLWFLSSHDSLKNEELGALPLVELYFQGSTHSDFMHLKGRATISRDRAKIEELWEPVIRTWFTEGKDDPRITVIKVEPTEGYYWDTKHGNAIAGIKMLIGAAIRKTLDDSIEGTLKV; this is encoded by the coding sequence ATGAATTCCATCCATCAGCAACAACCGGAAGACACCCGTGAAGACCTTGGCGGCCTTGATGCGGTGGCGAAGATCCAGGAAATCGTCGGCAAGGCGCCGAACTGCTTTTTTTCCACAATGGCACCCAATGGCACGACCGACACGCGACCGATGAATGTGCGCCAGGTCGATGAGACCGGAAACCTCTGGTTCCTCAGCTCCCATGACAGCCTCAAGAACGAAGAACTCGGGGCCCTGCCCCTGGTGGAACTCTATTTCCAAGGCTCCACGCATTCCGACTTCATGCACCTGAAGGGGCGCGCGACCATTTCGCGGGACCGCGCGAAGATCGAGGAACTGTGGGAGCCGGTGATCCGGACCTGGTTCACCGAAGGCAAGGACGACCCACGCATCACCGTGATCAAAGTGGAACCCACCGAGGGCTACTACTGGGACACCAAGCACGGCAACGCCATCGCCGGCATCAAGATGCTGATCGGTGCCGCCATCCGAAAGACCCTCGACGACTCGATCGAAGGGACGCTAAAGGTGTAA
- a CDS encoding fibronectin type III domain-containing protein has protein sequence MILFPHPPIRITGPYWRLAFFATTLSLAPVISHGAAAARLTINSGSGSIENSSTNTGGSFQLENLSTSGEKILSARIDLSTAMLPDVVFDPAGTAGDPDGKAFEQDSFNGTGTPTHAFESPHDGIGSEDGYDALRVNFGAGVSFGPGKKMTFSADIDPTNVKGAPGPGPDHAASVSGLELIGATITVTFDDDTTRVVRMGGVPGHSNKNLMSQGVLSASNLATPVISVTGKASPFTLNANPTVRVTGPAGASARLCVAHSELHLPVDGGYDVDPYESNKVVVFDPKSVTIGAGGFVDFPLTLAHASAPDGIKLLSAILVDGSGNRSSCSNIITIDYDPSGSGSGSSDSEPPEVPENFAASAVTAGSVTLGWTAPTDNVGVTGYRIYRGAADLGTTQQTTFTDHGRSPSTAYTYQVKAYDAANNHSEAASTTATTSADSQAPSPPGTLQAAAGNGAVQLTWTAASDEVGVTGYRIRRNGNPNPIATVSGLTLTHTDTGLSNGTTYTFDVRAIDAAGNESLPATVNAIPTLAPAATLRVNVGSNAAYVDPQGNTWAADYGSNTGYTDSNTAAITGTDKPALYQKRRIDRDTAPELTYGFAVSNGDYRVVLHFVEVVASVSVVGGRVFDVTAEGALAIDNLDIFAQVGANKALVVEVPVTVSDGQLNIGFLHVVQNPVLSGIEVFPVLPVVSPPTFEEWLTSHGLTGQTTTDSDGGGASNLAEYELQLDPNDAQDDLAFHLRCEALEGSIIVVLPELKPLGNYYVHRSDDPTALGDVANRIATFTRAQIEAMTPQQRTEQSVTGSAAGEKGFYQLFFEPGGG, from the coding sequence ATGATACTGTTCCCCCACCCCCCGATTCGTATTACGGGGCCGTATTGGCGGCTCGCGTTTTTCGCCACGACCCTGTCGCTGGCTCCCGTCATCAGCCATGGTGCCGCCGCGGCACGGCTGACGATCAACAGCGGCAGCGGTAGCATCGAAAATTCGAGCACCAATACCGGCGGCTCGTTCCAGTTGGAAAACCTCTCCACCTCCGGCGAGAAGATCCTCTCCGCGAGGATCGACCTGAGCACCGCGATGCTGCCGGATGTGGTCTTCGATCCCGCCGGCACGGCGGGCGATCCCGATGGCAAGGCCTTCGAGCAAGACTCATTCAATGGCACCGGCACGCCCACCCACGCCTTCGAGTCGCCGCACGATGGCATCGGCAGCGAAGACGGCTACGATGCGCTCCGCGTCAATTTCGGTGCCGGCGTGTCCTTTGGCCCCGGGAAAAAGATGACCTTTTCTGCGGATATCGATCCGACAAACGTGAAGGGGGCGCCAGGACCCGGGCCGGATCACGCGGCGAGCGTTTCCGGGCTCGAGCTGATCGGGGCCACCATCACTGTCACCTTTGACGATGATACCACACGGGTGGTGCGGATGGGGGGAGTGCCGGGCCACTCTAACAAAAACCTGATGTCCCAAGGGGTCTTGTCCGCGTCGAATCTCGCCACGCCGGTGATCTCCGTCACGGGCAAGGCATCACCTTTTACCCTGAATGCGAATCCCACCGTACGGGTCACCGGTCCGGCGGGTGCCTCGGCGAGGCTGTGTGTGGCGCACAGCGAGCTGCACCTCCCGGTGGATGGCGGCTACGATGTCGATCCCTATGAATCGAACAAGGTGGTCGTCTTTGATCCCAAATCTGTCACCATCGGTGCGGGAGGATTTGTGGACTTCCCCCTCACGCTGGCTCACGCCAGTGCGCCGGACGGCATCAAGCTGCTGTCCGCGATCCTGGTCGATGGCAGCGGCAATCGCAGCTCGTGCTCGAACATCATCACGATCGATTACGATCCGAGTGGCTCGGGCTCGGGTTCCAGCGACTCGGAGCCACCCGAAGTGCCGGAAAATTTTGCCGCCAGTGCGGTCACGGCCGGCAGCGTGACACTCGGCTGGACCGCACCCACGGACAATGTCGGGGTGACCGGCTACCGGATCTATCGCGGCGCGGCGGATCTCGGAACCACCCAGCAGACGACCTTCACCGACCATGGCCGCTCCCCGTCCACCGCCTATACCTATCAGGTGAAGGCCTACGACGCGGCGAACAATCACTCCGAAGCAGCCTCCACCACGGCGACAACGTCGGCCGACAGCCAGGCACCGTCGCCGCCGGGTACGCTACAGGCCGCTGCCGGGAATGGCGCGGTGCAGCTCACGTGGACCGCAGCCAGCGACGAGGTCGGAGTGACCGGCTACCGCATCCGCCGGAATGGCAATCCCAACCCGATCGCGACGGTTAGCGGCCTCACTCTCACCCATACCGACACCGGTCTCTCCAACGGCACGACCTACACCTTCGATGTCAGGGCCATCGATGCCGCGGGAAACGAGTCGCTTCCCGCCACCGTCAATGCGATCCCGACGCTCGCGCCCGCTGCCACGCTGCGGGTGAATGTCGGCAGCAACGCCGCTTATGTGGATCCTCAGGGAAACACCTGGGCGGCGGATTACGGTTCCAATACGGGCTACACCGATTCGAACACCGCCGCCATCACCGGCACGGACAAACCGGCGCTCTATCAGAAGCGTCGCATCGACCGGGATACTGCGCCTGAGCTGACCTACGGATTTGCGGTATCGAATGGTGATTACCGAGTGGTGCTGCATTTCGTGGAGGTGGTTGCCAGCGTTTCAGTCGTGGGTGGACGGGTGTTTGACGTCACCGCCGAGGGAGCGTTGGCCATCGATAACCTCGACATTTTCGCTCAAGTGGGAGCGAACAAAGCCCTGGTGGTTGAAGTCCCAGTGACCGTGAGCGACGGCCAATTGAACATCGGCTTCCTGCACGTGGTGCAGAATCCGGTGCTCTCCGGCATCGAGGTCTTCCCGGTGCTGCCGGTCGTTTCCCCGCCGACCTTCGAGGAATGGCTGACATCCCACGGCCTCACCGGCCAAACCACCACCGATTCGGATGGTGGCGGAGCCTCCAATCTCGCCGAGTACGAACTCCAGCTCGATCCCAACGATGCGCAGGACGATCTGGCTTTCCATCTCCGGTGCGAAGCCCTGGAAGGCAGCATCATCGTGGTATTGCCGGAGTTGAAGCCGCTGGGGAACTACTACGTGCATCGTAGCGATGATCCTACCGCCCTCGGCGACGTGGCCAACCGGATCGCGACCTTTACCCGGGCACAGATCGAGGCCATGACGCCACAGCAGCGCACGGAGCAATCGGTGACCGGCAGCGCCGCAGGCGAAAAAGGCTTCTACCAGTTATTCTTCGAGCCCGGCGGTGGCTAA
- a CDS encoding sialate O-acetylesterase, protein MWTRFEKYRIGRRIDGALIPKPAREGHPALKNQTSMNLVLRPTKASLRISLALLLAAPLGAFAAPLGFSPLFSPGMVLQRDAGIVVTGLGPENGSVTVSLGKLLQPAKVSPDGTWRVELAAQPAGGPHALEVSDGSTTAKIDDLLFGDVWVCSGQSNMQMGLDEALGGTAMIANAGADQRLRLLMMPKAGADKPQADPGAKWSHATPESLRKFSAVAASFALHLRDDPKLKDVPLGIIDSSFGGTAIEAWTPEGTLPAIPEKEISGSMFGIGPGHLFHRMIAPLTATPIKGALWYQGEANAGRPGVYASLLANLAEQWRKQWKQPELPFFVVQLPAYSGNGGGLDYGWLREAQSKACEASPHNFLAVTHDTTDGFDLHPVEKEEIGRRLSLLARKAVYGSDIVANGPRVKDVKAEVDRMVVVFDGPVKSSDGKELRGFAIAGEDGDYRFATATVDGNRVALTSPGVPAPKTVRFAWGGLPQANVVNEAGLPAAPFRTDTLEPRSLDFQPLPVTYRLAGPGYQIETGELGHISSLVAGGKQFLSAEPGGGTSIPGGFGPRSLPAVRMTAPNRIECRDREACLEIACKDDSMEWTITNTGGGEFEFHIALSDKVVVTGTAPTVDLSRGNAKLRVEGIDRVEPGKLVAKVPGRQTCRLKLTVVSK, encoded by the coding sequence ATGTGGACGAGGTTTGAAAAATACCGGATCGGGCGTCGTATCGATGGCGCGCTGATCCCCAAGCCGGCGCGCGAAGGACATCCCGCGCTGAAGAACCAAACTTCGATGAATCTAGTACTTCGTCCGACGAAAGCGTCGCTCCGCATTTCCCTGGCGCTGCTGTTAGCCGCTCCACTCGGCGCATTCGCCGCACCCTTGGGCTTCAGCCCGCTCTTCTCGCCCGGCATGGTCTTGCAACGCGATGCGGGAATCGTCGTCACGGGGCTCGGACCGGAGAATGGCTCGGTGACGGTGTCGCTCGGCAAGCTTTTGCAGCCCGCGAAAGTTTCGCCCGATGGCACATGGCGCGTTGAACTCGCGGCGCAGCCCGCCGGTGGCCCGCACGCGCTGGAAGTCTCGGACGGCAGCACCACGGCGAAAATCGACGATCTTTTGTTTGGCGACGTGTGGGTCTGCTCCGGCCAGTCGAACATGCAGATGGGTCTTGATGAAGCGCTCGGCGGGACCGCGATGATTGCCAACGCCGGTGCGGACCAGCGCTTGCGCTTGCTGATGATGCCCAAGGCCGGGGCGGACAAACCGCAGGCGGACCCGGGGGCGAAGTGGAGCCATGCCACGCCGGAGTCGCTGAGGAAATTCTCCGCCGTCGCCGCCAGCTTCGCGCTGCATCTCCGCGACGATCCGAAGTTGAAGGACGTGCCGCTAGGCATCATCGACAGCTCGTTCGGCGGCACCGCGATCGAGGCGTGGACGCCGGAGGGCACTCTGCCGGCTATCCCGGAGAAGGAGATCAGCGGCTCGATGTTCGGCATTGGTCCCGGCCATCTTTTTCATCGCATGATCGCGCCGCTGACGGCGACCCCGATCAAGGGCGCGCTCTGGTATCAGGGCGAAGCAAATGCGGGCCGCCCCGGAGTCTATGCGAGCCTGCTCGCCAATCTCGCCGAGCAGTGGCGCAAGCAATGGAAGCAACCCGAGCTACCGTTCTTCGTGGTCCAGCTACCCGCCTACTCGGGCAATGGCGGGGGCCTCGACTACGGCTGGCTGCGCGAGGCCCAGTCGAAGGCTTGTGAAGCCTCGCCGCACAACTTTCTCGCCGTGACCCACGACACCACCGATGGCTTCGACCTTCATCCCGTCGAGAAGGAGGAGATCGGCCGCCGCCTCTCGCTGCTTGCCCGCAAGGCGGTCTATGGCTCGGACATCGTCGCCAATGGGCCGCGCGTAAAAGATGTGAAAGCCGAAGTCGATCGCATGGTGGTCGTCTTCGACGGACCGGTGAAGAGCTCCGATGGCAAGGAGCTGCGCGGCTTCGCCATCGCCGGAGAGGATGGCGACTACCGCTTCGCCACCGCCACTGTGGATGGCAATCGCGTGGCCCTGACATCACCAGGCGTCCCCGCGCCGAAGACCGTCCGATTCGCCTGGGGCGGGCTACCGCAGGCAAACGTCGTGAACGAAGCCGGCCTGCCCGCCGCGCCTTTCCGCACTGACACCCTCGAGCCCCGGTCGCTCGACTTCCAGCCGCTGCCCGTGACCTACCGCCTCGCGGGTCCGGGATACCAGATCGAGACCGGCGAGCTGGGCCACATTTCCAGCCTCGTCGCCGGTGGAAAACAATTCCTCTCCGCCGAACCCGGCGGCGGCACGTCGATCCCCGGCGGATTCGGCCCCCGCTCCCTGCCGGCGGTGCGAATGACCGCCCCGAACCGCATCGAGTGCCGCGACCGCGAGGCCTGCCTGGAGATCGCCTGCAAGGACGACTCGATGGAGTGGACGATCACCAACACGGGCGGCGGCGAGTTCGAGTTCCACATCGCGCTTTCCGACAAGGTCGTGGTCACGGGAACAGCCCCGACGGTCGATCTTTCGCGGGGCAATGCCAAGCTGCGGGTCGAAGGAATCGACCGTGTCGAGCCCGGCAAATTGGTCGCGAAAGTCCCGGGACGGCAGACCTGCCGTCTGAAACTGACGGTGGTCTCGAAATGA